The following proteins are co-located in the Pseudophryne corroboree isolate aPseCor3 unplaced genomic scaffold, aPseCor3.hap2 scaffold_1324, whole genome shotgun sequence genome:
- the LOC134994796 gene encoding rho GTPase-activating protein 35-like has product MKDLLRKLPKENQEIFKYVISHLNRVSQHHHINLMTSENLSICFWPTLMRPDFTTMDALTATRTYQTIIELFIHQCSYFFYQRPPLDLPTPSSPSAPLLNQPSPPQSPPLTPVSPSQTLLPTDQNIL; this is encoded by the exons ATGAAGGATCTCCTGAGAAAACTCCCCAAGGAAAACCAAGAGATCTTCAAATATGTCATCTCTCACTTGAACCG GGTGAGCCAGCACCATCACATAAACCTAATGACCAGTGAGAATTTGTCCATCTGTTTCTGGCCAACATTGATGCGCCCTGATTTTACCACCATGGACGCTCTGACAGCGACTCGTACCTACCAGACAATCATCGAGCTCTTCATCCACCAGTGCTCCTACTTCTTCTACCAGCGCCCTCCCTTGGACCTTCCCACACCTAGTTCTCCTTCTGCTCCTCTTCTCAATCAACCCTCTCCCCCCCAGTCTCCTCCTTTAACTCCTGTGTCCCCATCGCAAACCCTGCTCCCTACAGATCAGAACATCCTGTGA